Proteins from a single region of Juglans microcarpa x Juglans regia isolate MS1-56 chromosome 5S, Jm3101_v1.0, whole genome shotgun sequence:
- the LOC121268652 gene encoding pentatricopeptide repeat-containing protein At1g30610, chloroplastic: MGCVVMTNAQMGVSYFERYGAFASNYSFNSFSSYELLIPRKPICRIGFTVRKNEKKVPIFGFKFRNSNTINALLKEESDNRLVSGGLLEKELEFKPSFDECLKAMESVRVSRDKRHANNNSKKQKPNNNLTGKGVFRRPPMEGGEEKVNLEGSGRCSDQENAFKVVRQERLSINAYGVMNKESQFRGKLSYKGRERREFKNDLDPKDGDINAKSRKIPREETTKGVLATHRTSHIEQQLDDSNLRRSPKAHNVQESSRALASVRSKRHNIGIEGETLYDASSSGMLRKKGADPSRWDHKSIRKSYKEERVGGGRDKEIGGRIERNYIRAKDNTDHEFVQNNRKYRRSSNVYSERVDDDGLEVERAAFKNFDEFNDIMDKPQVSKMEMEERIQKLANRLNGADIDMPEWMFAKTMRSARIRFSDHSILRVIQILGKLGNWRRVLQVIEWLQMRERFKSHKLRFIYTTALDVLGKANRPVEALNIFHSMLQHMSSYPDLVSYHCLAVALGQAGYLKELFHVIDIMRSPPKKFKTGALGKWDPRLEPDIIVYNAVLNACAQQKQWEGAFWVLQQLKQQGQQPSSSTYGLVMEVMFACSKYNLVHEFFRKLQKSSIPNALTYKVVVNTFWKEGKTDEALFAVQDMERRGIVGSASLYYDLARCLCSAGRCEEALEQIEKICNVANKPLVVTFTGLIQACLNAGNIQDGALIFNKMHNFCSPNLVTCNIMLKAYLAHGMFEEAKELFHKMSEDGNRISRISDYKVRVIPDIYTFNTMLDACNTEKRWDDFENIYKRMLHHGYHFNEKRHLRMILNASRAGKEDLLETTWNHLVRAGRTPPTSLVKERFSVKIENDDYTAALSSIASHTMSESQAFSKVAWLNLLKASAHRFRRDALFRLIDEISILINRSESPNPVFQNLLSACKEFCRTQMTLAEIKQIEPVYTN; this comes from the exons ATGGGTTGCGTAGTTATGACAAATGCTCAAATGGGTGTCTCTTATTTTGAAAGATATGGTGCTTTTGCTTCAAATTATTCCTTCAATTCGTTCTCTTCGTATGAGCTTTTGATCCCTCGTAAACCCATATGTCGTATTGGTTTTACTGTtaggaagaatgagaagaaggttcccatttttggttttaaatttcGAAATTCAAATACAATTAATGCTCTTTTGAAGGAAGAGTCGGACAATAGGTTGGTCAGTGGTGGGCTTCTTGAGAAGGAGCTCGAATTTAAGCCATCTTTCGATGAGTGTTTGAAAGCTATGGAATCGGTCAGGGTTTCTAGGGACAAAAGGCACGCtaataataattctaaaaaaCAGAAGCCGAATAATAATTTGACGGGAAAGGGTGTCTTCAGGAGACCACCAATGGAAGGAGGTGAAGAAAAGGTGAACTTGGAGGGGTCTGGTCGGTGTTCAGATCAAGAGAATGCATTTAAAGTTGTAAGACAAGAACGGTTGTCTATAAATGCCTATGGAGTCATGAACAAAGAAAGCCAGTTCAGAGGTAAACTCAGTTACAAAGGGAGAGAACGTAGAGAGTTTAAGAATGATCTTGATCCCAAAGATGGCGACATAAATGCTAAATCGAGGAAGATTCCCAGGGAAGAAACGACAAAGGGAGTACTGGCGACACACCGTACTAGTCATATAGAACAACAATTGGATGACTCCAACTTGAGAAGAAGTCCAAAGGCTCACAATGTTCAAGAAAGCTCAAGGGCATTGGCTTCTGTTAGGAGCAAGCGCCATAATATTGGCATAGAAGGGGAGACTCTTTATGATGCAAGTTCCTCGGGTATGCTGAGGAAAAAGGGGGCTGACCCTAGCCGATGGGATCACAAATCAATCCGAAAAAGCTACAAGGAAGAGAGAGTTGGTGGTGGAAGAGACAAGGAAATAGGCGGCAGAATTGAGAGGAACTACATCCGTGCTAAAGACAATACTGACCATGAGTTTGTTCAGAACAATCGGAAATATAGGAGAAGCAGTAATGTTTACTCAGAAAgagttgatgatgatggtttgGAGGTGGAAAGAGCTGCCTTCAagaattttgatgaattcaatgacATTATGGACAAACCGCAAGTTTCAAAGATGGAAATGGAAGAGAGAATCCAGAAGTTAGCCAACCG gtTGAATGGTGCAGACATAGACATGCCTGAATGGATGTTTGCTAAGACAATGCGAAGTGCTAGGATCAGATTCTCAGATCATTCTATATTGCGTGTAATTCAGATACTGGGAAAACTAGGAAATTGGAGGCGGGTGCTACAAGTGATTGAGTGGCTTCAAATGCGTGAGCGGTTCAAATCCCACAAGCTCAG ATTTATATATACCACTGCACTTGATGTACTTGGGAAGGCAAATAGACCTGTGGAGGCACTCAATATCTTTCATTCAATGCTG CAACACATGTCTTCGTATCCCGACTTAGTTTCTTATCATTGTCTTGCTGTCGCTCTTGGACAAGCGGGTTATTTGAAGGAACTGTTTCATGTGATTGATATCATGCGATCTCCTCCCAAGAAGTTCAAAACTGGGGCACTTGGGAAGTGGGACCCACGGTTGGAACCAGATATCATTGTTTACAATGCG GTCCTAAATGCTTGTGCTCAACAAAAACAATGGGAGGGAGCATTTTGGGTTTTGCAGCAGTTAAAGCAACAAGGCCAACAGCCTTCTTCTTCAACTTATGGACTTGTCATGGAG GTGATGTTTGCATGCAGCAAGTACAACTTAGTTCACGAATTTTTCAGGAAATTGCAGAAATCTTCTATTCCAAATGCTTTAACATATAAAG TTGTGGTGAATACATTTTGGAAAGAAGGTAAAACAGATGAGGCTTTGTTTGCCGTTCAAGACATGGAAAGACGAGGAATAGTAGGTTCTGCATCTCTTTATTATGACCTTGCTCGCTGTCTTTGTAGTGCTGGAAGGTGCGAAGAAGCATTAGAGCAG ATTGAGAAGATTTGTAACGTTGCAAATAAGCCTCTAGTAGTGACTTTCACTGGCTTAATTCAAGCTTGTCTCAATGCCGGAAACATTCAAGATGGAGCattgattttcaacaaaatgCACAACTTTTGCTCCCCAAATCTTGTTACCTGTAATATAATGCTGAAAGCATACCTAGCACATGGGATGTTTGAAGAGGCAAAAGAGCTGTTCCATAAGATGTCAGAAGATGGGAACCGTATCAGCAGGATATCTGATTACAAGGTTCGAGTAATACCGGATATCTACACATTCAACACCATGTTAGATGCATGCAACACAGAGAAGAGGTGGGATGATTTTGAGAATATATACAAGCGGATGCTGCACCATGGATATCATTTCAATGAAAAGCGCCATCTTCGGATGATATTGAATGCTTCTAGAGCTGGAAAG GAAGACCTACTGGAAACAACTTGGAATCATTTGGTTCGGGCGGGTAGGACTCCACCAACTTCTCTCGTCAAAGAAAGGTTTTCCGTGAAAATAGAGAATGATGATTATACTGCTGCTCTTTCATCAATTGCTAGTCATACCATGAGCGAGTCGCAGGCATTCTCTAAGGTGGCATGGTTGAATTTACTCAAGGCAAGTGCTCACAGGTTTCGGAGGGATGCTCTTTTTCGGTTAATAGATGAGATTAGCATACTTATTAACAGAAGTGAATCGCCAAACCCAGTATTTCAGAATCTGTTATCAGCTTGTAAAGAATTTTGTAGGACTCAGATGACATTAGCTGAGATTAAACAAATAGAACCTGTCTATACAAACTGA